A segment of the Geoanaerobacter pelophilus genome:
GTTTGCGCTCAAAACCGAGAAGATGGTGATGTTCATCATTCTGACGCTCATAGTCCTGGTTGCCGCTTTCGGCATTGCTTCGACCCTGTTCATGGTTGTCATGGAAAAAACCAAGGATATTGCCATCCTCAAGTCGATGGGTGCCACTGGCAGCAGTATCATGAAGATTTTTGTCCTGGAAGGTTTGATCATCGGCGTTACCGGGACCTTCGCCGGCACTGTAGGCGGATTGCTGATTGCCTGCAACCTGGAGCAGATTGTCAATTTTATCCAGCGCTTGACCGGTTTTGAGCTGTTCAGCAAAGACGTGTACTATCTTGACCATTTTCCGTCACAGGTGGTGCCGGGCGATGTGGTTCTGATCTGTGTTACGGCGATTGCGATCTCGTTTATCGCAACACTCTACCCGGCTTGGCAGGCATCGCGGATGGCGCCGGCGGAAGCGCTCAGATATGAATAGTCTCCTTGAGATCAGGGGGGTCCATAAGTCCTTCGGCAGCGGAGCCGCCAAGGTTGATGTCCTGAAGGGGATCGATCTTGATGTTGCTGAGGGTGAGACCATCGCCCTTGTCGGGGCTTCCGGGGCCGGTAAGAGCACCCTGATGCATATTCTAGGAACCCTAGACCGTCCTACTTCCGGAAGTGTTCTTTTCCGCGGAGAAGACGTCTTCAAGGCCGGCGATCAGGGATTGGCTTTATTTCGCAATCGTTCAATCGGTTTCGTTTTCCAGTTTCATCATCTGTTGCCGGAGTTTACGGCCTTGGAAAACGTTATGATGCCGCTACTTATTGCCGGACAGAAAAGGGCTGATGCTGTCGATTCCGCCTCGTCTCTGCTTCGTGACGTTGGTCTGGGACACCGATTTACGCATCGTCCCGGCGAATTGTCCGGAGGGGAGCAACAACGCGTGGCCATTGCCCGGGCATTGGTCGGGTCACCGCAACTGTTGCTGGCAGATGAGCCGACCGGCAATCTTGATATGAAAACCAGTGACGAGATTCACGCCTTGCTGGGCGAGATTCATGCCGCGCGACGATTGACCCTGATCATAGTCACGCATAACGAACGGCTGGCTGCCCGCATGGGGCGCACAATTCAGATGGTTGATGGGAAGATCGGAATACAATGATCGTTCTGGAGGGGTTTTGTCTATAAGCTTCGGGAAAATATTTTCTAGCGCTCTACTCCTCTTCGTTCTGCTCACCGGCTATGCCTTGGCTGAAGGTGAGAAGATCACTGAAGTCAAGATTTCCGGTAACCGAAGGATCGAGTCTGATGCCATAAGAAATGCCCTGACCGTAAAAGCCGGTGATCTTCTCTACCTGGACAAGATAGATGCCGACGTTAGAGCAGTATTCAAGCTTGGTCATTTTCAGGATGTCAAGGTTGAAACGGCACCAGGTGAAAAAGGGGTGATCGTCACCTATATCGTGACCGAAAAGCCGGTAGTCAGAGACATCAAGATCGAGGGCAACAAAGAGCTGTCCGCCGACAAGATTAAAGAGGTTCTGGAATTAAAAGCCAACTCGATTTTCTCGGCCAAGGACCTGGCAAGAAGTATTAAGAAAATCAAGAAACTGTATGCCGATGAGGGTTACTATCTAGCAGAGGTTGAAAGTTCAACTGAAAAGCGCGGGGATACTGACCTCAGGCTCCTTCTCAAGATCTCTGAGGGTAAAAAGATCCTGATCCAGGAGATCCGCTTTGACGGCAATCACTCGTTCACTCGCCGTAAACTCAAAGGGCTGATGGAGTCAACCGAAGACTGGTGGCTTTCCTGGATGACCGGCGCCGGGGTTTATAAGGAGGAAGTGCTGAAAAACGACATCGCCCTCATTGCTGATTTTTATTTCAATAACGGCTATGTGAATGTCAAGATTGCCGAGCCCCATGTTGATCTGCTACCGGACAAAAAAGGGCTTCTCGTCCAGATTGACATCAAGGAAGGCGATCAGTACCGGGTGGGGGCAATTGACTTTAAAGGCGACCTGTTGGAAAAAGCCGGAGAGCTGTCGAAACAGCTCAAGCTGAAAAGCGGTGAGATTTTCAGTAGATCAGTACTGCGAGGCGATGTCTTCCAGTTGACCGATCTTTATGCCGATCAAGGGTATGCCTTTGCCAACGTCAACCCGCTTACCAAACTCAATCCTGAAGCAAAAACCATTGATATTACCTTTGACATGGAAAAGGGTGAAAAGGTCTACATCGACCGGATTACCATCTCCGGCAACCCCAAGACCAGGGACAAGGTTATTCGTCGCGAATTGAAGCTGGCAGAGGGTGACCTATACAACAGCACCGGCCTGAAGAAGAGCAAGCAAAACCTGATGAACCTGGGGTATTTTGAAGAAGCCACCCTTGCCACAGAGCGAGGCTCGGCCGATAACAAGCTGAATCTCAAGGTCGATGTCAAAGAGAAGCCGACTGGAACCTTCAGCATCGGCGCCGGCTACAGCTCTCTTGACGGCTTCATCGGCCAGGGCTCGGTACAGCAGGCCAATTTCTTCGGTTTGGGGCTAAAGGCCAATGTTTCGGCATCGATCGGCGGCAAGTCAAGCACCTACAGCCTTGGACTCACCGATCCATACTTCCTCGACAGTCGCTGGACCGTCGGTGGCGACCTGTATCGATCGCAAAGGGACTATCTGGATTATACCCGTCGGGCGATCGGTGGCGACATCAAGGCTGGCTATCCGATCAGCGATACGCTCAGTACCTTCTGGATCTATAAATATGAACAGAAGGAGATCTTCAATATCTCCCAGGCCTTCATTCTCACCAAGCAGGAGTATGATCCCTCTTCGACTACCAGTTCCATTTCTGCCAGTCTGACCAGAAATACCACCGACTATCGCCTGGACCCGACCACCGGCACCATGAGTTCACTTTCTGCTGAATTTGCCGGTCTTGGCGGTACCAGCCGCTTTGCCAGGTACATCGGCGAAACAACCCTGTTCACCCCGCTTTTTTGGAATGCCGTCTTCTCGGTTCGCGGCGTCATGGGGCATATCCAGGGGATCGGCAAGGATATTCCGATCGACGAGAAATTTTACCTTGGCGGGATCAGCACCCTGCGCGGCTACGGCGGCAGAACGGTCAGCCCTTACAAGCTGGTTGAAAGCCGACAGAATGTCGGTGCAACGGCTTCAATAATCCGTTCTTATACCGGTGGCAACACCGAGGCGGTGTTCTCAGCCGAGATGACCATGCCGCTGATCAAGGAGGCTGGCCTGAAAGGTGTTGTCTTCTTTGATACCGGCAACTCGTATGATAAACCAAGCGATCTTTTCAAAGTCATGCAGAGCAGTTACGGCTTCGGAGTCCGCTGGTTTTCGCCGATCGGGCCGTTGCGCCTTGAATATGGCATACCGCTCAATCCGCGCACAGGCATAGACAGCAAGAGCGGCAAACTGGAATTTTCCATCGGAAGCTTCTTCTGATAACAACAAAGGAGAACAATATGAAATCAGGGATCATTGGATTACTTGTTTCGCTGTTAATGCTCGGAGCTACCAGTGCCGGCGCTGCAGATGCGCCTAAAATCGGCACGGTAGACATTCAGAAGGTCCTGTTTAATTCTGAAGCCGGCAAGACGGCAAAAGAGCAGCTGGCCGGCAAGATCGCCAAGCATGAATCAGAGAAAAACTCCAGGGAAGACGACCTGAAAAAGCTCAAGGCAGACCTGGAGAAG
Coding sequences within it:
- a CDS encoding ABC transporter ATP-binding protein; translated protein: MNSLLEIRGVHKSFGSGAAKVDVLKGIDLDVAEGETIALVGASGAGKSTLMHILGTLDRPTSGSVLFRGEDVFKAGDQGLALFRNRSIGFVFQFHHLLPEFTALENVMMPLLIAGQKRADAVDSASSLLRDVGLGHRFTHRPGELSGGEQQRVAIARALVGSPQLLLADEPTGNLDMKTSDEIHALLGEIHAARRLTLIIVTHNERLAARMGRTIQMVDGKIGIQ
- the bamA gene encoding outer membrane protein assembly factor BamA, giving the protein MSFGKIFSSALLLFVLLTGYALAEGEKITEVKISGNRRIESDAIRNALTVKAGDLLYLDKIDADVRAVFKLGHFQDVKVETAPGEKGVIVTYIVTEKPVVRDIKIEGNKELSADKIKEVLELKANSIFSAKDLARSIKKIKKLYADEGYYLAEVESSTEKRGDTDLRLLLKISEGKKILIQEIRFDGNHSFTRRKLKGLMESTEDWWLSWMTGAGVYKEEVLKNDIALIADFYFNNGYVNVKIAEPHVDLLPDKKGLLVQIDIKEGDQYRVGAIDFKGDLLEKAGELSKQLKLKSGEIFSRSVLRGDVFQLTDLYADQGYAFANVNPLTKLNPEAKTIDITFDMEKGEKVYIDRITISGNPKTRDKVIRRELKLAEGDLYNSTGLKKSKQNLMNLGYFEEATLATERGSADNKLNLKVDVKEKPTGTFSIGAGYSSLDGFIGQGSVQQANFFGLGLKANVSASIGGKSSTYSLGLTDPYFLDSRWTVGGDLYRSQRDYLDYTRRAIGGDIKAGYPISDTLSTFWIYKYEQKEIFNISQAFILTKQEYDPSSTTSSISASLTRNTTDYRLDPTTGTMSSLSAEFAGLGGTSRFARYIGETTLFTPLFWNAVFSVRGVMGHIQGIGKDIPIDEKFYLGGISTLRGYGGRTVSPYKLVESRQNVGATASIIRSYTGGNTEAVFSAEMTMPLIKEAGLKGVVFFDTGNSYDKPSDLFKVMQSSYGFGVRWFSPIGPLRLEYGIPLNPRTGIDSKSGKLEFSIGSFF